The Candidatus Kapaibacterium sp. genome has a window encoding:
- a CDS encoding U32 family peptidase: MQNKIEIMAPVGSFESLAVAIQAGADSVYFGIDKLNMRARSSVNFTFADLKLIRERCQENGIRTYLTLNTEIYQDDLSLMREIVNQAKENEIDAVIASDIAVIQYANSIEQKIHISTQLNIANYTAVEFWAKFADVMVLARELNLDQVAEISKQIEINQLCGPSGNLIRVEIFAHGALCMAVSGKCYLSLHEFNKSANRGSCYQTCRRGYVVTDKETGYELEVDNQYIMSPKDLKTIHFLDKIIDAGVSVLKIEGRGRSADYVKTVAECYKEAVTAISEGTYTPEKIADWEARLSRVFNRGFWDGYYLGQKLGEWSSKYGSQATTKKVYIGDVTNYFSKIEVAEFRIRAGDLALGEQIMVVGPTSGIWESTVSELRDGQGNMEVARKGMVVSIPVGQRLRKADKLYKIVESEN; this comes from the coding sequence ATGCAAAATAAAATCGAAATAATGGCACCTGTTGGCTCTTTCGAGTCGCTGGCAGTGGCAATCCAAGCCGGAGCGGACTCAGTCTATTTCGGGATTGATAAATTGAATATGCGAGCTCGCTCATCGGTCAACTTTACTTTTGCAGATTTGAAGCTAATTCGTGAACGTTGCCAGGAAAATGGAATCAGAACTTATTTAACACTAAATACTGAAATTTACCAAGATGATTTATCACTAATGCGAGAAATTGTCAATCAAGCCAAAGAAAATGAGATTGACGCTGTGATAGCATCTGATATAGCGGTAATTCAATATGCAAATTCAATTGAGCAAAAAATTCATATTTCGACACAACTGAATATCGCCAATTATACGGCTGTCGAATTTTGGGCAAAGTTTGCAGATGTAATGGTTTTGGCGAGAGAATTGAACTTAGACCAAGTGGCGGAAATTTCAAAGCAAATTGAAATAAACCAACTTTGCGGACCATCTGGAAATCTGATTCGGGTCGAAATTTTTGCTCACGGAGCCTTATGTATGGCAGTTTCCGGCAAATGTTATTTGAGTTTGCACGAGTTCAACAAATCGGCAAATCGGGGCTCGTGCTACCAAACATGCCGTCGTGGCTATGTTGTAACGGACAAAGAAACGGGATACGAGCTTGAAGTTGATAATCAATATATCATGTCGCCAAAAGACTTGAAAACGATTCACTTTTTGGATAAGATTATTGATGCGGGTGTGAGTGTACTGAAAATTGAGGGTCGTGGCAGGTCGGCTGATTATGTCAAAACCGTTGCCGAATGTTACAAAGAAGCTGTGACAGCAATCTCCGAAGGTACTTACACACCGGAAAAAATCGCTGACTGGGAAGCTCGACTGTCTCGAGTCTTTAATCGCGGCTTTTGGGATGGATACTATTTGGGGCAAAAATTAGGCGAATGGAGCAGCAAATACGGTTCGCAAGCTACAACAAAAAAGGTTTACATCGGTGATGTAACAAATTATTTTTCAAAAATTGAAGTCGCAGAGTTTCGGATTCGTGCCGGTGACTTGGCATTAGGCGAACAAATTATGGTCGTTGGACCAACTTCGGGTATATGGGAATCCACAGTCAGCGAATTGCGTGACGGGCAAGGCAATATGGAAGTTGCAAGAAAAGGCATGGTGGTTTCGATTCCGGTCGGGCAGCGCCTCAGAAAAGCTGATAAATTATACAAAATTGTCGAAAGCGAAAACTAA